A portion of the Vespa velutina chromosome 5, iVesVel2.1, whole genome shotgun sequence genome contains these proteins:
- the LOC124949285 gene encoding homeobox protein SIX2: protein MSDSSDQLSPPNSDCNSQMGGLHRNTAAGQYSNSSMSALTLSHHAQPQNLTPTSDGSPQYPQELSTCSSSNVSTNIGNIGGLSLGTTISNFTPEQISCMCEALSQSQDIEKLTRFLWSLPPGELLRGGESVLMARAAVAFHRGAYHELYSILESHPFSPRRHPELQQMWYKSHYREAEKIRGRPLGAVDKYRLRKKYPLPKTIWDGEETVYCFKERSRNALKECYMRNRYPTPDDKKNLAKKTGLTLTQVSNWFKNRRQRDRTPQTRSDMLPLNCQSTTNSTISNSVSNGGNMQSLQSIDSDSPNLAMSPLSTMGMSPAAMNPCSPMGMSPMGPHHHGYATPVTPSSVHTAHPHNGGLSPMNDVKALCYGRSVYDSGKDVEQSSVYYPSHTSMHHQYYQQTHHQMMSGSHHHHHHQQGMPTGYEIMLPPPQHSM, encoded by the exons ATGTCTGATAGTTCGGATCAGCTGTCACCGCCGAACAGCGACTGTAATAGTCAAATGGGTGGCTTGCATCGGAACACTGCTGCCGGACAATACAGCAATTCTTCGATGTCAGCCCTTACACTGAGCCATCATGCACAACCACAGAATTTAACGCCCACGTCGGACGGTAGTCCACAGTATCCCCAAGAATTGTCCACCTGCAGCTCGTCGAACGTATCTACGAATATTGGAAATATCGGTGGACTTTCACTCGGTACAACCATCAGCAATTTTACACCCGAACAAATATCCTGCATGTGCGAAGCCCTGTCGCAGAGTCAAGACATCGAGAAACTTACTAg GTTTCTCTGGTCGTTACCACCCGGTGAGCTGCTGCGTGGCGGCGAGAGCGTTTTAATGGCTCGGGCGGCGGTAGCATTTCATCGTGGTGCCTATCACGAGCTCTACTCGATCCTTGAGAGTCATCCGTTTTCGCCGCGACGGCATCCAGAACTTCAACAAATGTGGTACAAATCGCATTACCGCGAAGCCGAAAAGATTCGTGGTCGTCCTTTGGGTGCCGTCGATAAGTATCGACTTCGAAAGAAGTATCCATTGCCAAAGACGATCTGGGATGGCGAAGAGACCGTCTATTGCTTCAAGGAACGATCGAGGAATGCTTTGAAGGAGTGCTACATGAGAAACAGGTACCCGACGCCCGACGACAAGAAAAACTTGGCCAAGAAAACGGGCCTCACGTTGACCCAGGTCTCTAATTGGTTTAAAAATCGAAGACAAAGGGATCGTACGCCGCAAACCAGATC ggATATGCTGCCACTAAATTGTCAAAGCACAACGAACAGTACAATAAGTAATTCGGTGAGCAACGGAGGCAACATGCAATCATTGCAGAGTATCGATTCGGACAGTCCGAATTTAGCGATGTCACCTTTATCAACGATGGGTATGTCGCCAGCAGCAATGAATCCATGTAGTCCAATGGGTATGAGTCCTATGGGGCCTCATCATCATGGATACGCGACTCCTGTAACGCCGTCCTCCGTACACACGGCTCATCCACACAATGGTGGTTTAAGTCCGATGAACGACGTTAAAGCGTTATGCTATGGTCGTAGTGTTTACGACAGCG GTAAAGACGTCGAACAGAGTTCGGTTTATTATCCCAGTCATACCAGTATGCATCATCAATATTATCAACAAACCCATCATCAAATGATGTCCGgttctcatcatcatcatcatcatcagcagGGCATGCCAACGGGCTACGAAATTATGTTACCTCCGCCGCAACATTCCATGTGA